One stretch of Punica granatum isolate Tunisia-2019 chromosome 5, ASM765513v2, whole genome shotgun sequence DNA includes these proteins:
- the LOC116208029 gene encoding serine/threonine-protein kinase tricorner-like, with protein MDSARRWFNKFVSKDKPRSSKKKEATGNGKDGSKNSAGEEAPSNVTKQKAAAAKQYIENHYKKQMKDLQERRERRNILEKKLADADVSEEEQTNLLKYLEKKETEYMRLQRHKMGADDFEPLTMIGKGAFGEVRICREKATGHVYAMKKLKKSEMLRRGQVEHVKAERNLLAEVDSNCIVKLYCSFQDEEYLYLIMEYLPGGDMMTLLMRKDVLTEDEARFYVAETVLAIESIHKHNYIHRDIKPDNLLLDRNGHMKLSDFGLCKPLDCTNLQEKDFSVATNLSGALQSDGRPVASKRTQQEQLQHWQRNRRMLAYSTVGTPDYIAPEVLLKKGYGMECDWWSLGAIMYEMLVGYPPFYSDDPMSTCRKIVNWRTHLKFPEEAKLSPEAKDLISKLLCNVEHRLGTKGADEIKVHPWFKGIEWERLYQMKAAFIPEVNDELDTQNFEKFEEVDNQIQTSSRSGPWRKMLSSKDVNFVGYTYKNFEIVNDNQLPGIAELKKKNTKPKRPSIKSLFDDESAAHANQPVQGSFLNLLPTQIEVPEEPTKMH; from the exons ATGGACTCTGCAAGGCGATGGTTCAACAAGTTTGTCTCAAAAGATAAGCCAAGGTCatccaaaaagaaagaagccaCTGGTAATGGAAAAGATGGTTCCAAAAATTCAGCAGGTGAAGAAGCACCTTCAAATGTAACTAAGCAGAAGGCTGCAGCTGCAAAACAGTACATAGAAAATCACTATAAGAAGCAGATGAAAGATCTCCAAGAAAGGAGGGAACG TCGTAATATACTAGAAAAGAAGCTGGCTGATGCTGATGTTTCTGAGGAAGAGCAAACCAATTTGTTGAAATACCTAGAGAAGAAGGAAACGGAATACATGCGACTTCAGAGGCACAAAATGGGTGCCGATGACTTTGAGCCATTGACTATGATAGGGAAAGGTGCATTTGGAGAG GTACGGATTTGTAGGGAAAAGGCAACTGGTCATGTATATGCTATGAAGAAACTTAAGAAATCTGAGATGCTTCGTAGAGGGCAG GTTGAACATGTGAAAGCAGAAAGAAATCTGCTAGCAGAGGTTGATAGCAATTGCATTGTCAAGCTTTATTGCTCCTTTCAAGATGAAGAATATCTCTACCTGATCATGGAATATTTACCTGGTGGAGATATGATGACTTTATTAATGCGGAAAGATGTCCTTACTGAAGATGAGGCTAGATTTTATGTTGCAGAGACTGTTTTGGCAATTGAATCCATCCACAAACATAATTACATTCATAG aGATATCAAACCTGACAACTTGCTGCTGGACAGAAATGGTCACATGAAATTATCAGATTTTGGGTTGTGTAAACCACTGGATTGCACTAATCTCCAAGAGAAGGACTTCTCTGTGGCAACCAACCTTAGTGGGGCTCTTCAAAGTGATGGACGACCTGTGGCAAGCAAACGTACTCAACAAGAGCAACTGCAGCATTGGCAAAGGAACAGGCGGATGCTA GCATACTCCACTGTTGGAACACCCGATTATATTGCCCCAGAGGTTTTGCTGAAGAAAGGATATGGAATGGAGTGTGATTG GTGGTCTCTTGGTGCAATTATGTATGAAATGCTTGTGGGCTATCCACCATTTTACTCAGATGATCCCATGTCAACTTGTAGAAAG ATTGTGAACTGGAGAACCCATTTAAAGTTTCCTGAAGAAGCAAAGCTGTCTCCAGAAGCAAAAGATCTTATAAGCAAGCTCTTATGTAACGTTGAACACAGGCTGGGAACAAAAGGAGCTGATGAAATTAAG GTTCATCCTTGGTTTAAAGGAATTGAATGGGAAAGACTGTATCAGATGAAAGCTGCTTTTATTCCTGAGGTCAATGATGAATTGGACACTCAGAACTTTGAAAAATTTGAGGAG GTTGACAATCAAATTCAGACGTCATCAAGGTCAGGTCCATGGAGAAAG ATGCTATCATCAAAGGATGTCAACTTTGTAGGTTACACGTACAAGAACTTTGAAATAGTCAATGATAATCAGTTACCTGGTATAG CTGAgttaaagaagaagaacaccAAACCAAAAAGGCCGTCAATCAAATCTCTCTTTG ATGATGAATCAGCTGCTCACGCAAACCAGCCGGTTCAAGGGAGCTTCCTAAACCTCCTGCCTACCCAAATAGAGGTCCCCGAGGAACCGACCAAAATGCACTGA